The following are encoded together in the Corynebacterium jeikeium genome:
- the gyrA gene encoding DNA gyrase subunit A, protein MSDDNNGSDNLFDRVTPIDLQEEMKSSYIDYAMSVIVGRALPEVRDGLKPVHRRILYAMFDNGYRPERSYVKSAKPVADTMGNYHPHGDSAIYDTLVRLAQPWSMRYPLVDGQGNFGSRGNDGAAAMRYTECRMTPLAMEMVRDIRENTVEFQPNYDGKTTEPTVLPSRVPNLLMNGSGGIAVGMATNIPPHNLNELAEAIYWLLDNPDAEEADALEACMERVKGPDFPTAGLIVGDKGIQDTYRTGRGSIRMRGVTSIEEEGNRQVIIITELPYQVNPDNLVASIAEQIRDGKIAGISKIDDESSDRVGMRIVITLKRDAVPRVVLNNLYKHSQLQTSFGSNMLSIVDGVPRTLRLDQMLRHYVDHQIDVIVRRTQFRLDEAEKRAHILRGLVKALDMLDEVIALIRRSPTVDEARTGLIDLLDVDEVQADHILAMQLRRLAAMERQKIIDELAELEETIADLKAILESPQRQRDIVRTELAEIVDKYGDERRTQIIAASGDVSEEDLIARENVVVTITSTGYAKRTKVDSYRSQRRGGKGVRGAELKQDDVVRHFFVCSTHDTILFFTNFGRVYRLRAFELPEATRTARGQHVANLLEFQPGEQIAQVIQIQSYEDAPYLVLATAHGRVKKSRLTDYDTARSGGLIAINLNEGDRLVGAQLCTAEDDLLLVSEEGQAMRFTADDETLRPMGRATAGVKGMRFREEDQLLALTVVAEDSSLFVATSGGYGKRTPMEEYPTKGRGGLGVVAFKYDKKRGKLIGALTVNDDDEILAMTSNGGVIRTEVSQIRHSGRATMGVRLVDLAKGNELVAVDRNVEEEAEESAEATAKAETESE, encoded by the coding sequence GTGAGCGACGACAACAACGGTAGCGACAACCTCTTCGATCGAGTCACACCGATCGATCTGCAGGAGGAAATGAAGTCCAGCTACATCGATTACGCCATGAGCGTGATCGTCGGACGCGCCCTGCCCGAAGTCCGTGACGGTCTGAAGCCCGTGCACCGACGCATCCTCTACGCGATGTTCGACAACGGTTACCGCCCCGAGCGCAGCTATGTGAAGTCCGCAAAGCCTGTCGCCGACACGATGGGTAACTACCACCCGCACGGCGATAGCGCGATCTACGACACCCTCGTGCGCCTGGCTCAGCCGTGGTCCATGCGTTATCCGCTGGTCGACGGCCAGGGCAACTTCGGTTCCCGCGGTAATGACGGCGCGGCCGCCATGCGTTACACCGAGTGCCGCATGACGCCCCTGGCGATGGAGATGGTGCGCGATATCCGCGAGAACACCGTCGAGTTCCAGCCCAACTACGACGGCAAGACTACCGAGCCGACCGTGCTGCCGTCCCGCGTGCCGAACCTGCTGATGAACGGCTCCGGCGGCATTGCCGTGGGCATGGCCACCAACATCCCGCCGCACAACCTGAACGAGCTGGCGGAAGCCATCTACTGGCTGCTTGACAACCCGGATGCAGAGGAAGCCGACGCGCTGGAAGCCTGCATGGAGCGGGTGAAGGGACCGGACTTCCCGACTGCTGGCCTGATCGTCGGCGACAAGGGCATCCAGGACACCTACCGCACAGGCCGTGGCTCCATCCGCATGCGTGGCGTGACCAGCATTGAGGAAGAGGGCAACCGCCAGGTCATCATCATCACCGAGCTGCCCTACCAGGTGAACCCGGACAACCTGGTGGCCTCGATCGCGGAGCAGATCCGCGACGGCAAGATCGCCGGCATCTCCAAGATCGACGATGAGTCCTCCGACCGCGTGGGCATGCGCATCGTCATCACTCTGAAGCGCGACGCTGTGCCGCGCGTGGTGCTGAACAACCTGTACAAGCACTCCCAGCTGCAGACCAGCTTCGGCTCCAACATGCTGTCTATCGTGGACGGCGTGCCGCGCACTTTGCGCCTGGACCAGATGTTGCGCCACTACGTGGACCACCAGATCGACGTGATTGTGCGCCGCACCCAGTTCCGCCTGGACGAGGCCGAGAAGCGCGCTCACATTTTGCGCGGCCTGGTGAAGGCTCTGGACATGCTGGACGAGGTCATCGCCCTAATCCGCCGCTCCCCGACGGTGGATGAGGCCCGCACCGGCCTGATCGACCTGCTGGACGTCGACGAGGTACAGGCCGACCACATCCTTGCTATGCAGCTGCGCCGCCTGGCCGCGATGGAGCGCCAGAAGATCATCGACGAGTTGGCGGAGTTGGAGGAGACCATCGCCGACCTGAAGGCGATCCTGGAATCCCCGCAGCGCCAGCGCGACATCGTCCGTACCGAGCTGGCCGAGATCGTAGATAAGTACGGCGACGAGCGCCGCACGCAGATCATCGCCGCTTCCGGCGACGTGTCGGAGGAAGACCTGATCGCCCGCGAGAACGTGGTCGTGACCATCACTTCCACCGGCTACGCGAAGCGCACGAAGGTGGATAGCTACCGTAGCCAGCGCCGCGGCGGCAAGGGCGTGCGCGGTGCCGAGTTGAAGCAGGACGACGTGGTACGCCACTTCTTCGTCTGCTCGACGCACGACACGATCCTGTTCTTCACCAACTTCGGCCGCGTGTACCGCCTGCGCGCCTTCGAGCTGCCGGAGGCCACCCGCACGGCCCGTGGCCAGCACGTAGCTAACCTGCTGGAGTTCCAGCCGGGCGAACAGATCGCCCAGGTTATCCAGATCCAGTCCTACGAGGATGCCCCGTACCTGGTGCTGGCTACCGCACATGGTCGGGTGAAGAAGTCCCGCCTGACGGATTACGACACTGCCCGTTCCGGCGGCCTGATCGCCATCAACTTGAACGAGGGCGATCGCCTGGTCGGCGCGCAACTGTGCACCGCCGAGGACGACCTGCTGCTGGTCTCCGAAGAGGGCCAGGCTATGCGCTTCACCGCTGATGATGAGACGCTGCGCCCGATGGGTCGCGCCACCGCCGGTGTTAAGGGCATGCGCTTCCGCGAGGAGGACCAGCTGTTGGCCCTGACGGTCGTGGCGGAGGATTCTTCCCTGTTCGTCGCTACCTCCGGTGGATATGGCAAGCGCACGCCGATGGAGGAATACCCGACGAAGGGCCGTGGCGGCCTGGGCGTGGTTGCGTTTAAGTACGACAAGAAGCGTGGCAAGCTGATCGGCGCGCTGACGGTCAACGACGATGACGAGATTCTGGCCATGACCTCCAACGGTGGCGTGATCCGCACCGAGGTCAGCCAGATCCGCCACAGCGGTCGCGCGACGATGGGCGTGCGCCTGGTGGATCTGGCAAAGGGTAACGAGCTGGTTGCTGTGGACCGCAACGTGGAGGAAGAGGCAGAGGAATCTGCCGAGGCCACCGCGAAGGCGGAGACGGAATCCGAGTAG